The sequence below is a genomic window from Streptosporangium lutulentum.
TCAAGGGCGTCGAAGTCGCCGAGGTCAAGAGATCTCCCACCCTTGGACGGGAGATGCCCATTTCGGACGTCGTCGGGTATTCTCGCTACGCAAGAGCCCCTGTCGCGATTGCGCCAGGGGTTTTCGTTTTTGTGGTGGGAGATTCACGATGCCGGCTGTCGTTCTCTTTGGTGCCCAGTGGGGCGATGAGGGCAAGGGTAAGGCGACCGACCTGCTCGGCGACCAGGTCGACTACGTCGTCAGATACCAGGGAGGAAACAACGCGGGTCACACGGTCGTGATCGGCGACCAGAAGTACGCGCTGCATCTGCTGCCGACGGGAGTGCTCTCCCCGAACGTCGTCCCGGTCATCGGCAACGGCGTCGTCATCGATCCGAGCGTGCTGCTGAGCGAGATCGACGGGCTGGCGGCCCGGGGGGTCTCCGCCGAGCGGCTGCTGATCTCCGCCAACGCGCATCTGATCATGCCCCACCACAGGGCCATCGACAAGGTCACCGAGCGCTACCTCGGCAAGGCCAAGATCGGCACCACCGGCCGGGGCATCGGCCCCGCCTACGGCGACAAGATCTACCGGATGGGCGTGCGGGTCCAGGACCTGCTCGACCCGGGCATCCTGCAGCAGAAGATCGAGGTCGCGCTCAACGAGAAGAACCAGATCCTCACCAAGATCTACAACCGCCGGGCGATCGACGCGGGCAAGGTCCTGGATGAGTATCTCGGCTACGCCGAGCGCCTCAAGCCGCACATCGCGGACACCTCGCTGGTCCTGAACAAGGCCCTCGACTCCGACAAGGTCGTGCTGCTGGAGGGCGGCCAGGGCAACCTGCTCGACATCGACCACGGCACCTACCCGTTCGTCACCTCCTCCTCCCCGACGAGCGGCGGCGCCTGCGCGGGCTCCGGCATCCCGCCGACGCGGCTCACCCGGGTGATCGGCATCATCAAGGCCTACACCACCCGCGTCGGCTCCGGCCCGTTCCCGACCGAGCTCGACGACGAGATGGGCGAGTGGCTGCGCACCACCGGCGGCGAGTACGGCGTGACCACCGGCCGCAACCGCCGCTGCGGCTGGTTCGACGCGGTGATCGCCCGCTACGCCACCCGGATCAACGGCGTCACCGACTTCTTCCTCACCAAGCTGGACGTGCTGTCCGGCCTGGAGACGATTCCCGTCTGCGTGGCCTACGAGGTGGACGGCGTCCGCTACGACGAGATCCCGATGACCCAGACCGACTTCCACCACGCCAAGCCGGTGTACGAGGAGTTCCCCGGCTGGCAGGAGGACATCACCGGCGCCAGGAGCTTCGAGGATCTGCCCGCCAACGCGCAGTCCTACGTGAAGGCCCTGGAGAAGATGAGCGGCGCCCGCATCTCCGCCATCGGCGTCGGTCCCGGCCGCACCGAGACTCTCCAGATCAACCCATTGATCTAGTTTTCTCCCGCTACGGCTCGCACCTGGGAAGTCCGGACGCGAGCCGTAGCGGGAGAACGGCGCATGAGGTCGATAAGGTCCCTCTGTGCATGCCGAGATTCATGGCCATCGCGGAGCCCGCGGACTCCGTCCCGAGAACACGCTGCCCGGTTTCGCCCACGCTCTGGAGCTGGGTGTCGACGCGCTGGAATTTGATGTCGCGTTGACGGCCGACCGGCGGCTGGTGCTCACACACGACCTCACCGTGTCCTCGATCACCAGTGCCGACGTCCGTCCGGCGTTCCGGGGTGACCCGCTCTTCCCCTACGTGGGCCGGCCCATCGGCGAGCTCACCCTGGCACAACTGCGCACGCTTGAGGTCGGGGTACGGCTGCCGCGCCAGGAGAACGACCGTTTCGCCCCCACCCAGGTGCCGGTGCCGAACACGCGGATGCCGACCCTGGGAGCCGTCCTGGGTCTGGCGGACGCCTACTGCGCCCGCGACGTGCGGATGCACGTGGAGCTCAAGTCCGACCCGACGAGGCCGGAGCTCAGCGCCGACCCCCGCGAGCTGACCGAACTGGTACTCGCCGAGCTCGACCGGCACCACAGACTCGACCGGGCGGCGATCCTCAGCTTCGACTGGCGCATCCTGGAGATCGCCCGCTCCCTGGCCCCGGCGACCCGGCGATACGCGCTGATCGAGCGGGCCACCATGGACAGCGTCTGGCTCAACGGCCTGCGGCTCGACGACTTCGACGGTGACATCCCGGCCGCCGCGGCGGCCGCCGGGGGCACCACGGTCTCCCCCGAGCACGTGATGGTGGACGAGGAGTTCGCCCGCCGGGCCGAGAAGATCGATCTGCCGATGGCCGTGTGGACCGTCAACGAGCCCGGCCGGGCCGCCGAGCTGCTCGACCTCGGGGCCGCCGCGATCGTCACCGACTATCCCGACCGGATGCGTGCCCTGTGGGCCGACCGGGGCATGTCCACACCCGCGCCGATCACCCCCATGCGCGGCACGGGCACCTGACCCCCCCTCCGGCGCGAACGCCCGGATCCGACTCCTCCTCGCGCCGGGCACGGGGAGGCCAGAGCCGATCGGGGGCGGGAGTTCGACGCACCGGGCACCGGGTCC
It includes:
- a CDS encoding adenylosuccinate synthase, with product MPAVVLFGAQWGDEGKGKATDLLGDQVDYVVRYQGGNNAGHTVVIGDQKYALHLLPTGVLSPNVVPVIGNGVVIDPSVLLSEIDGLAARGVSAERLLISANAHLIMPHHRAIDKVTERYLGKAKIGTTGRGIGPAYGDKIYRMGVRVQDLLDPGILQQKIEVALNEKNQILTKIYNRRAIDAGKVLDEYLGYAERLKPHIADTSLVLNKALDSDKVVLLEGGQGNLLDIDHGTYPFVTSSSPTSGGACAGSGIPPTRLTRVIGIIKAYTTRVGSGPFPTELDDEMGEWLRTTGGEYGVTTGRNRRCGWFDAVIARYATRINGVTDFFLTKLDVLSGLETIPVCVAYEVDGVRYDEIPMTQTDFHHAKPVYEEFPGWQEDITGARSFEDLPANAQSYVKALEKMSGARISAIGVGPGRTETLQINPLI
- a CDS encoding glycerophosphodiester phosphodiesterase family protein encodes the protein MHAEIHGHRGARGLRPENTLPGFAHALELGVDALEFDVALTADRRLVLTHDLTVSSITSADVRPAFRGDPLFPYVGRPIGELTLAQLRTLEVGVRLPRQENDRFAPTQVPVPNTRMPTLGAVLGLADAYCARDVRMHVELKSDPTRPELSADPRELTELVLAELDRHHRLDRAAILSFDWRILEIARSLAPATRRYALIERATMDSVWLNGLRLDDFDGDIPAAAAAAGGTTVSPEHVMVDEEFARRAEKIDLPMAVWTVNEPGRAAELLDLGAAAIVTDYPDRMRALWADRGMSTPAPITPMRGTGT